A genome region from Rhodothermales bacterium includes the following:
- a CDS encoding FHA domain-containing protein produces the protein MAVKLILSNNADPNLSEEYLFDQEQITIGRDQGNDVYIVDPTRVVSKRHAEINRSSDGFVLSDLGSKNFTYLNNARIESGRTYAIDNGDTFRIGDYDLHFVVIRPEPEPALETSPPMEFDRTMFDSGFVNPFAEGAALLSQAIATLVEAYDHESPYRRDDALREAFADALDAHPHDAKTRIADILAVFRDPDATDRTPGPVPVSSNGHTATPVPREKALARRSAQPAPSDHTPRVLEVFIPVMARLLSLPWEFRHEFVGHTIAQSLETDVLFGNDKERLRRFLMDEALSDEEIERRLALVEEGADDVVLHQLAMLDGYKAVVQQGMHMMLREIDPNVAIEQLSHQGGLYRTFPKLARLVASWQLEEKFRELRGEDWSVTERRAYRPSFIRAYLARMSAGARKPQA, from the coding sequence ATGGCGGTAAAGCTCATACTCTCAAACAACGCTGATCCCAATCTGAGCGAAGAGTATCTCTTCGACCAGGAGCAGATCACCATCGGGCGGGACCAGGGAAACGACGTCTACATCGTAGATCCCACGCGCGTGGTCAGCAAAAGGCACGCGGAAATAAACCGCTCGTCGGACGGATTTGTGTTGTCCGATCTGGGCAGCAAGAACTTTACGTATCTCAACAACGCCCGCATCGAGTCCGGCAGAACCTACGCGATCGACAACGGCGACACCTTCCGGATCGGGGATTACGACCTGCACTTTGTCGTCATCCGCCCCGAGCCCGAGCCGGCGCTCGAGACGTCGCCCCCGATGGAATTCGATCGGACGATGTTCGACAGCGGATTCGTGAACCCCTTCGCAGAAGGCGCCGCGCTCCTCAGCCAGGCCATCGCCACACTGGTCGAGGCGTACGACCACGAATCGCCCTACCGCCGCGACGATGCGCTGCGCGAAGCCTTCGCCGACGCTCTCGACGCCCATCCCCACGACGCAAAGACCCGCATTGCGGACATTCTCGCGGTGTTTCGGGATCCCGACGCTACCGACCGCACCCCCGGGCCAGTGCCTGTCAGCTCAAACGGGCATACCGCCACGCCGGTGCCTCGTGAAAAAGCGCTCGCCCGCCGCTCCGCCCAGCCCGCGCCGTCCGACCACACGCCGCGCGTGCTGGAGGTTTTTATCCCTGTCATGGCCAGATTGCTGAGCCTTCCGTGGGAGTTTCGACACGAATTTGTCGGGCATACCATCGCCCAATCCCTTGAAACCGATGTGTTGTTCGGGAACGATAAGGAGCGGCTGCGGCGTTTCCTGATGGACGAGGCGCTGTCGGATGAGGAGATCGAGCGCCGGCTCGCCCTGGTGGAGGAGGGGGCGGACGATGTCGTGCTCCACCAGCTTGCCATGTTAGACGGTTACAAGGCGGTGGTCCAGCAGGGCATGCATATGATGCTCCGCGAGATTGATCCAAACGTCGCCATCGAGCAGCTTTCACATCAAGGCGGGCTGTATCGCACGTTTCCCAAACTCGCCCGGCTTGTCGCTTCCTGGCAGCTGGAGGAGAAATTTCGCGAATTGCGTGGGGAAGACTGGTCTGTCACAGAGCGTCGCGCCTACCGTCCGTCATTTATCCGCGCCTATTTGGCCCGGATGTCCGCCGGCGCCCGGAAACCGCAAGCCTGA